The following proteins are encoded in a genomic region of Poecilia reticulata strain Guanapo linkage group LG11, Guppy_female_1.0+MT, whole genome shotgun sequence:
- the LOC103472763 gene encoding uncharacterized protein LOC103472763 → MGTFSLMLALLCNLSWVAVSVCLFQTVTVQTHEEVTLRCVNLSWIAGHIFWFKLADGANVSRISSMSTSEAVPSFFDEFHQGRFTMRSNVTNIFLDIKQVEVNDSGLYFCGFYAEDFPGVFSATYLHVEVSLLHQIEEPDNLMNWILGGVVIFLAMVIISLVVKIRTLYPAPTHRNNTERCENLDSCTQNYSALRFPPKVKSNRRPAAERVVESRGVLYAATR, encoded by the exons ATGGGAACCTTCAGCTTGATGCTCGCTTTACTCTGCAACCTCA gttGGGTCGCTGTGTCAGTCTGCCTGTTTCAAACCGTGACGGTTCAAACCCATGAAGAAGTCACTCTGCGATGCGTCAACCTTAGCTGGATTGCCGGTCACATTTTCTGGTTCAAGCTGGCCGATGGAGCCAACGTGAGCCGGATCTCGTCTATGTCCACCTCAGAAGCTGTTCCCTCATTTTTTGATGAATTTCATCAGGGCAGATTTACCATGAGATCCAACGTCACAAACATATTTCTGGACATCAAGCAGGTGGAGGTGAACGACTCTGGATTGTATTTCTGTGGGTTTTATGCTGAGGATTTCCCTGGAGTCTTCAGTGCAACATATTTACATGTCGAAG TCAGTCTTTTACATCAGATTGAAGAACCAGACAACCTGATGAACTGGATCCTGGGTGGCGTAGTCATTTTTCTTGCAATGGTTATCATCAGTTTGGTTGTCAAAATCAGGACTTTGTATCcag CTCCAACACACAGAAATAATACAGAACGCTGTGAG aatttgGACTCTTGCACCCAGAACTACTCAGCACTGAGGTTCCctccaaaagtaaaaagcaacagaagacCAGCAGCAGAACGAGTGGTGGAGTCACGTGGAGTTCTCTATGCTGCTACAAGATAG